CCCGTTTGCTCCCCCAGCTTTCGTCCCTCACGGTCGGGCGTGTCCTAGCCACCCGCCTTCGCCACTGGTGGTCCTCTTAGGATCAGAGGATTTTACCCCTACCCTAAGAGTACCGGTGGCTTCTTCCACCCCCAAGCCTAGCAGTATTTCCCGCAGCCCAGTGGTTAGGCCACTGGATTTAACGGGAAACTTACTAGGCCCGCTACGGACGCTTTAAGCCCAATAAAAGCCCCCACCACTCAGGGAGCGGGTATTACCGCGGCGGCTGACACCCGTCTTGCCCCCCCTTTATTCGCCTAGCTTTTTACACTAGGCAAAAGCCATCATAAAGATGGCACTCGGGGTAGCCCCGTCGCGCTTGCGCGCATTGCGGAGGTTTCGCGCCTGCTGCGCCCCGTAGGGCCTGGACTCTTGTCTCAGAGTCCATCTCCGGGCTCCCGCTCTCACGGCCCGCACCGGTCACAGGCTTGGTGAGCCGTTACCTCACCAACTACCTGATCGGCCGCAGCCCCATCCTAGAGCTAGGCTAGGACCATTCTCCTAGCCTACTTTCGGTAACGAGTCATTCCAGAACTCATTACCTATAGGGGTTTACCCTCAGTTTCCCGAGGATATCCCCTTCTCTAGGGTAGGTTAGCTACGTGTTACTGAGCTGTACGCCATGCCCACAAGGGTGGGCATAGACTTGCATGGCTTAGTCCCACCCCGATAGCAGTGGGGTCCGGCAGGATCAACCGGAGTCTTTTATTGGCCGCAAAATTGAAATTTTTTATAGCGATTAGAAAACTTACCCACATCAGATTTGAGCATCTTTTTTCGCTCAAATCCTCATTATTTAGCTACAATAGGAGGACGTCTTTTCATTTTGGGGAGAAAACTCCCCTATCGAGACGTTCCGCCGTCGACTGTAGCTAAAGCGTAGTTAATATTTAAAATCTTATTTATAAACTTTTTTCTTTAAAAACTAAAAAATAGGCCTAATTTAGAGCTATTTTTAATCTTTTAAATTAAAAATCCAATTTTAAATGGAAAATTAAAGAAATTAAAAGGATTTCGATTAAATAGAAAATTACTGCTTTTTATTATTATAATATTCTAAAAAATAAATAATTATAAAATTATAAACAAGTTTTAATTTATTTTTTAATAGTTTAAGTGATTTAAATGGGCCTGTAGCTCAGCATGGCTGGAGCGTTCGACTAAAAAAGGACGAGGCTGATAACCGAAACAATCGCGGGAAAGGTCCTGGGTTCAAATCCCAGCAGGCCCATGTTTTTAAAAAATAGAAAATTTCTATAAAAAAATAAGAGTTACCCAATGTTCATAAATATGCTTATTTTTCTATGCCAGCCATCTTACGTATTTTTTTACCTACTATCTCAAGTTGATGTTTCTCAATTTCATTAAGAAGACGTTTAAGATTTTTCCTACCAGTCTTATCTTCTTTAATCCATTCTTTAGCATATTTTCCATTTATAACTTCTTTAGCAATTTTACGCATATTTTCTTTAACTTTTTTATCTATAACTCTAGGCCCTCTAGTTAAACCTCCATGTTTAGCAGTATCTGAAACTGCTTGAAGCATTCCTGTCATACCTTTTTCATATATTAAATCCATTATTAACTTAGCTTCATTACATGCTTCAAAATATGCAAGCTCAGGAGGATAACCTAACTCAACCAAAACTTCAAATCCATTTTTAATGAGTTCTATTAATCCTCCTACTAGAACGCATTGTTCACCTATTAAATCACTTTCAGTTTCATCTTTAAAAGTAGTTTCTATAACACCTGCTTTAGTGCATCCTAAAGCTTTAGCTATGGCTAAAGCAATATCTTTAGCTTTGCCGGTATAATTTTGATGAATAGCTACAAGTGCTGGTACCCCAAATCCTTTAAGATACATTTGTCTTAATAAATAACCTGGACTTTTAGGAGCTATCATAATAACATCTATGTTTGATGGAGGAACTATCTGTTTAAAATGTATATTAAAACCATGACTAAAACAAAGTGCTTTATTTTCTGATAAATTTGAAGCTATGTATTCATTATATATTTCAGGTTGAGTTGTATCAGGTACTAATATGTGTATTATATCTCCAAGCTTAGAAGCTTCATCAATAGTATAAACTTTGAAATTTTCTTTTAAAGCTAATTCCCAAGATTTACCTTGTCTAACACCAATAATAACGTTCATACCAGAATCCCTAAGATTTAAAGCTTGATTTCTTCCTTGATTTCCATAACCTATAATTGCTATAGTTTTATCTTTTATTGAATTTAAGGATGCATCTTTATCATAGAATATCTTAACCATAATTTATCACTTTTTTATTCAATTTTAAAAGATTTAAAGTTTCTTAACATAGCTACTGCACCGGTTCTAGCAAGTTCTTTAATACCATAAATTCTCATAAGTTCAATGAAAGCATTTATTTTATCAGAAGTTCCAGTTATTTCAATAGTCATAGAATCTTCAGAAACATCAACAATTCTACCTCTAAATATAGTTACATAATTTATAACATCGCTTTTAGCTTTAGAGTCAGAAGTATGAACTTTTATTAATGCAAGTTCCCTTATAACACTTTTGTTTGGATCAAGTTTACTAACTTTTATAACATCTATTAGTTTTTTTAATTGTTTTATAATTTGCTCAATAGTATATTCATCACCTTTAACTGTTATAGTCATTCTAGCTAAATCTTTAATTTCACTAGCACCAACAACTATACTTTCTATATTAAAGTTCCTTCTTCTAAACATGTTTGAAATTCTATAAAGAACACCAGGTTTATTTTCAACTATAGCTACTAAAATATATTCATTCAATCAAATCATCTCCTAAAAATAATTTCCCTTAAATTCTTACCTGGAGGGACAAATGGTAAAACATCCTCCTCATTTGATATAGGGACATCGATAACATATGTTACATCAAACTTGATGGCTTCTTTTAAAACTTGTTCAAGCTCATCTAAAGAATTTACTCTAGCACCCTTAGCTCCATAAGCTTCGGCCAATTTAACAAAGTCAGGAATATTTTTTAATATCGTGTTCGAATACCTCCTATTATAGAATAGTCTTTGCCATTGAACTACCATGCCTAAACTTGAATTATTTAATATCATAACTATAACAGGTATATCTTCAACTATACTTGTAGCTAAATCTTGTTCAGTCATAAGAAAACTTCCATCTCCAGCAATATCAACAACAGGCACTTCAGGCTTAGCAACTTTAGCTCCTAAAGCTGCTGGAAAGCCAAAACCCATTGTTCCTAAACCACCTGATGATATGAATGTTCTCGGTTTTATAACTTTAAAGTATAGTGAAGCCCACATTTGGTTTTGTCCTACTTCAGTTGTTACTATAGCATTTTCTGGTAGAACTTTACGTAAAAGCTTTACAGCATTCATTCCTGTAAGCTCTCCTTTTGGTTCAGTATCTGCATTATCTTTTTTAAGCATTTCAATTTTTTTAAGCCATTCAGATTTTTCCTTTTTTAATCCTCTATTAACAAGTTCATCTATTATTAATTTTAAAGCTATTTTAGCATCTGCAACTATTGGTAGATGTATTGAAACATTCTTTTTAATTTCTGAAGGATCGATATC
The DNA window shown above is from Nitrososphaerota archaeon and carries:
- the ilvC gene encoding ketol-acid reductoisomerase — protein: MVKIFYDKDASLNSIKDKTIAIIGYGNQGRNQALNLRDSGMNVIIGVRQGKSWELALKENFKVYTIDEASKLGDIIHILVPDTTQPEIYNEYIASNLSENKALCFSHGFNIHFKQIVPPSNIDVIMIAPKSPGYLLRQMYLKGFGVPALVAIHQNYTGKAKDIALAIAKALGCTKAGVIETTFKDETESDLIGEQCVLVGGLIELIKNGFEVLVELGYPPELAYFEACNEAKLIMDLIYEKGMTGMLQAVSDTAKHGGLTRGPRVIDKKVKENMRKIAKEVINGKYAKEWIKEDKTGRKNLKRLLNEIEKHQLEIVGKKIRKMAGIEK
- the ilvN gene encoding acetolactate synthase small subunit; the encoded protein is MNEYILVAIVENKPGVLYRISNMFRRRNFNIESIVVGASEIKDLARMTITVKGDEYTIEQIIKQLKKLIDVIKVSKLDPNKSVIRELALIKVHTSDSKAKSDVINYVTIFRGRIVDVSEDSMTIEITGTSDKINAFIELMRIYGIKELARTGAVAMLRNFKSFKIE